The window TCCGTGAGGCCACCCGGGTCCATCTCGTGGAGACCAGCCCGACGCTGCGCGCCCGCCAGAAGGAAACCCTGGCCGGCATCCCGGTCGCTTGGCACGACCGGTTGGAGGATGTGCCCGAAGGCCCGACCCTGATCCTCGCCAACGAGTTCTTCGACGCCCTGCCCATCCGTCAGGTCCAGAAGACCAACCACGGCTGGTTCGAGCGGCTGATCGACATCGACAACACGGAATCCATGGACACGCCCCGCTTCCGCTTCGTCCTGGAGGCCTTCGGCAGCGCCGGCGCCCGGCTGATCCCGCCGGCCCTGCGCGACGCCCCGGAGGGCAGCGTGGTCGAGGTCTCCCCGGCGTCCCAGGCGGTGGCGCGGCTGATCGGGGAGCGTCTGGCCGCTCACCCCGGCGCGGCCCTGGTGATCGACTACGGCTACCGCGGCGGCCCGGCGGTCGGCGACACGCTCCAGGCGCTGCGCCGCCACGCCTACGCCCCCGTGCTGGACGCGCCGGGCGAGGCCGACCTGACCGCCCATGTGGATTTCGCCGCCATCGCCGCGGCGGCGCGCGAGGGCGGAGCGGAGAGCTTCGGTCCGGTGGACCAGGGCGACTGGCTGGTCCGGCTGGGCATCCAGCCACGCGCCACCGCCCTGAAGCGCAGCGCCACGACGAAGCAGGCCGCGGACATCGACTCCGCATTGGCCCGCTTGATCGCGCCCGACCAAATGGGCACCCTCTTCAAAGTGTTGGCCCTCGCCTCCCCTGGCCTGGGATCTCCAGCGGGCTTCGAAAGCCCGGAACTGGCATCCTGAACACTGGCATCCTGACAAGAGACCGCGACAGCAAAGGGACGGGTTCGTGATTACGCTTGGCGCGCTGAACGACATTACCCACATCCGACACGCCTTCTTCACCCGCACCGGCGGCGTGTCGACGGGGCTGTACGCCTCGCTGAACGTCGGCTTCGGCTCCGGGGACGCCCCCGCCGCCGTGGCGGAGAACCGCGCGCGCGCCGCGGCCCGCATGGACGTTCCGCCGGAGCGGCTCGTCACCTGCTATCAGGTGCACAGCCCGACCTGCGTCGTGGTCACCGAGCCCTGGACGCCCGATCAGGCGCCTCACGCCGACGCCATGGCGACCGATCGTCCGGGGATCGCGCTGGGCATCCTGACCGCCGACTGCGCCCCGGTGCTGTTCGCCGACGAGAAGGCCCGCGTCATCGGTGCCGCCCACGCCGGCTGGAAGGGCGCCAAGGGCGGCGTTTTGGAGGCGACCATCGCGCGCATGGAGGAGCTGGGCGCCAAGCGCAACCGCATCGTTGCTGCCATCGGCCCCTGCATCGCCCAGCGCTCCTACGAGGTCGGGCCGGAATTCCCCGCCCCCTTCCTGGCCGAGGAGCCGCGCAACCGCGATTATTTCGCGCCGGCCCGCCGCCCGGATCATTTCCTGTTCGATCTGGCCGGCTACATCACCCGTCGCCTGGGCGACGCCGGGGTGCAGATCATCCAGCGCTGCCCCAACGACACGGTGGTCGAGGAGGACCGCTTCTTCAGCTACCGCCGGTCCTGCCTGCGTGGCGAGAAGGACTATGGGCGCGGCCTGTCGGCCATCGTCCTTCAGGGCTGAGTGCGCACGAAAGGATCCTTGCCTGAAATTTGTTCTTACCTCTGACTGATTGCGATACGGCCCATTTCGGGTAAGATCGATTCTCAAAGGTTGGGACATTCCGGAGAGGGGGACGTCGGCATGACGATGGACGCGCACCGGGAGGAGACGCATCGCAGCGATGGACAGGGCGGTGGGCGGAGCGACTGGCGCAACACGCGGATGGTGCTCGACAACGGCGGGCTGGACGCCGACCACCGGATGCAGCACGAGCTGATCCGCCGCTTCGTCGCCCTGCCGGGCGAGGAGTCCGGGCGCAAGCTGGCGCTGGCCCTGCTGAACGAGCTGCGCCGCGTCTCGGTCCGCCATTTCCTGCGGGAGGAGCGGGTCCAGGCCTCGATGCGCTACCCGCATCTGGAGGAACACCGGGCGCAGCACCGCCGGCTCGCCACCCTCCTGGACGACATCATCGGACAGGTGGACGCCGAGGAGTCGGCCTTCGAATACGGCTATGTGAAGGCCAAGGCGGACGAGCTTCTGCAATTCTGGTTCTTCGACCATTTCGTGAAGGCCGACCTGCCCATGAAATCGCACCTTGCGAAGTTCGCCGTGCGGTGATGCGCGAGCGTCCTGCCGCCACGCTTGCGCCATGCGGGAATCGCAGGGCCGGCTGGCTGCGGCGTCTTGAACCGCCCGTCATGGAACGTTTACATAGGTGCGCCCCTTTGTTATGGTCCGCCGCGTTTTCAAGGGGCGGCGTCGGCAAGGGACTGACGGGCGCACCGGAACCTATTCCCTGCAGAGAGAGCCGACTGCGATGAAGGTGCTTGCCGGCAACAGCAACCGTCCGCTGGCCGAGGCCATCTCCACCTGTCTCGGCGTGCCGCTGACCAAAGCGAGCATCCGCCGTTTTTCGGACATGGAGGTGTTCGTCGAAATCCTGGAGAACGTGCGCGGCGAAGACGTGTTCGTGGTCCAGTCGACGTCGTTCCCGGCCAACGACAACCTGATGGAGCTGCTGGTCACCATCGACGCCCTGCGTCGCGGGTCGGCCCGGCGCATCACGGCGGTCCTCCCCTACTACGGCTATGCGCGCCAGGATCGCAAGACCGGCCCGCGCACGCCGATCTCGGCCAAGCTGGTCGCCAACCTGATCACCCAGGCCGGCGCCAACCGCGTGCTGACCATGGACCTGCACGCGGGCCAGATCCAGGGCTTCTTCGACATCCCGACCGACAACCTGATGGCTGCCCCGGTGTTCGAGAAGGACATCCGCGCGACCTTCGAGGACATCGGCGAGGTGACGATGGTGTCGCCCGACGTCGGCGGCGTGGTGCGCGCCCGCTCGCTGGCCAAGCGGCTGGACGCCGATCTCGCCATCATCGACAAGCGGCGTGAACGCGCCGGCGTGTCGGAGGTGATGAACATCATCGGCGACGTCAAGAACCGCCGCTGCATCCTGCTCGATGACATCGTGGATTCGGGCGGCACGCTGTGCAACGCCGCGGTCGCCCTGATGGACGCCGGCGCGAAGTCTGTCCACGCCTATTGCACCCACGGCGTTCTGTCCGGCGGTGCGGTGGCCCGCGTGGCCGTGTCGCCGCTGGAGCAGCTGGTCACCACCGACAGCATCCAGGCGACCGAGGCCGTGCGCGTCTCGCGCAACATCCGCCAGCTCACCATCGCCCCGCTGCTCGCTGACGCGATCACCCGCATCAGCGAAGAGCGTTCGGTGTCGAGCCTGTTCTCCTAAAGCGAACTTCCGTTCGCTTTAGATTCACATTGCCTCATTCGCCGACGGGCTTCGGCCGCATGTGCGGCCGGGACCGCCGTCGCGGTCCAAAGCGGATTGTAATCCGCTTTAACGGCGCCGGACCACACGCGAAAAGCCCTTCCCCTCCACGGGGGAAGGGCTTTTTTCATGGGCGCCATCTTTTCATAAGGGCCATTCGGGAGTTTCCGGACTCTGTCCTTGACGCCGTGCCCCGCATGGCTTAATCACCGCGCCCACGCGTCAGCACCCCTGGAGGCTGGCGCTTTTTTCCGTTCAAGGAGTTCTTCCGATGACGCAGATCGTTCCGCTCAGCGCCGAAGCGCGCGACCGGGCCGGCAAGGGGACCGCCCGCCAGACCCGTCGTGATGGCCGTATCCCGGCCGTGATCTACGGTGGCAAGCAGGCCCCCATCATGATTTCGCTGGAGAAGTTCACGTTCACCCGTGTTCTGAACCAGGCGGGCTTCTTCACGCACCTGTTCGACGTCACCGTCGATGGCGCCACCCACCGGGTCCTGCCGCGCGACGTGCAGTTCCATCCGGTCACCGACGTCCCGCTGCACGTCGACTTCCTGCGCGTCTCCGCCGAAACCCGCACCACCGTGCAGGTTCCGGTCGAGTTCGTCGACCAGGAGAAGTCGCCGGGCCTGAAGCGCGGCGGCGTGCTGAACATCGTCCGCCACGAGCTGGACGTGACCGTCTCCGCCGGCAACATCCCGGAGCAGATCACGATCTCCTGCGAGGGCTACGACGTCGGCGATTCGATCCACATCTCTTCGGTGAAGCTGCCGGAGGGTGTCGCCTCGACCATCACCGACCGCGACTTCACGATCGCCACGATCGTCGCCCCGTCGGGCCTGAAGTCCGAAGAGGGCGAAGCCACCGAGGCCGCCGCTTCCTGATCGGAAGCCGCCTTCGGGGTTGCGACAGGGGGCTTCGGCCCCCTGTTTCGTTTCCGGCCTACGCTGTTTCGAGATGAGGAGAATGCGCCATGCTGCTGCTGGTGGGATTGGGCAACCCTGGCGCCGAATACGCGCGCAACCGGCACAACATCGGCTTCATGGCGGTGGAGGAGATCGCCCGCCGTCACGGCTTCGGCCCCTGGCGCAAGCGCTTCCAGGGCCAGACCGCCGAGGGTACGATTGGCGGCGAGAAAGTGATCGCCCTGGAGCCGCTGACCTTCATGAACCTGTCCGGCCAGTCGGTCACCGCGGCCGTGCAGTTCTTCAAGATGAAGCCCGAGGACGTCGTCGTCATCCATGACGAACTGGACCTGCCGCCCGGCAAGATCCGGGTGAAGAAGGGCGGCGGGCATGGCGGGCACAACGGCCTGCGCTCCATCGACGCGCATCTCGGCAAGGAGTACTGGCGCATCCGCCTGGGCATCGGCCATCCGGGCGACAAGGACCGGGTCAGCGGCTATGTCCTCCACGACTTCGCCAAGGCCGAGCAGAGCTGGCTCGACCCGCTGATTGACGCCGTCGCCGACGCCTTCCCGCTGGTCGTGAAGGGGCAGGCCGAGAATTTCATGAACAAGGTCACCCTGGCGACCGCTCCCGCCAAGTAGGGGGGTCACGCCTCAGCCGGGGCGCCGCCGCGGCCGGTCCAGACCGCCAGCAGGCCCTTCTGCAGAAGGATGAAGACGAACAGCAGGACGCCAATGGCGATCTTCGTCCACCAGCTGCTCAGGCTGCCGTCGAAGGTGATGTAAGTCTGGATCAGCCCCTGGATCAGCACGCCGATGAAGGTGCCGATCACATAGCCGTAGCCGCCGGTCAACTGCGTGCCGCCGATCACCACCGCGGTGATGGTGTCCAGCTCCACTCCCGTCGCCGCCAGCGAGTAGCCGGCCCCGGTGTAGAGCGAGAAGACGATCCCCGCCAGCCCGGCCAGCAGCCCCGACAGGGCGTAGACCGCGACCGTGGTACGGCCCACCGGCACGCCCATCAACTCCGCCGACTGGCGGTTGCCACCCAGCGCGTAGAGGTTGGCGCCGAAGCGCGTCCAATGGGCGCAGACTACCGCGGCGGCCACCACCCCCAGCATCAGCAGCGCCGGCAGCGTCAGCTTGCCCCCGCCGTCGAAACGCAGCGCCAGATCGCCCAGCTCGGCGTAGAGCGGGTGGTTGATCGGAATGGAATCGGTGCTCAGCACGAAGCCGAGGCCGCGGGCGACGAACATGCCGGCCAGCGTGACGATGAAGGGCGGCATCTGGAAGACATGGATCACGGCGCCCATCGCCGCGCCGAAGCCGCCGGCCACCGCCAGCGCCACCACGAAGGCGGAATAGGGATGCCAGCCCCCTTGCTCGATCAGCACCGCCAGCAGGACGGTGGTGAAGCCGATCACCGCCCCTACCGACAGGTCGATGCCGCCCGACAGGATCACGAAGGTCATGCCGACCGCCGTGATGCCGAGGAAGGCGTTGTCGGTCAGCAGGTTGCCGACGACCCGCAGCGAGGCGAAGTTGGGGAACTGCGCGGCGCAGAGCAGGAAGCCGACCACCAGGACGGCGCTGGTCACCAGCAGGGGAAGGAAGCGGTGGATCATGGCGTCACGCTCCCGCGCTCGGGCTTGGGCTCTCGGGCTTGGCCCGTGGCGGGGTCGGCGGCCGGACCGGCGGCTGGGCGGGTCGGTGGCCGGCCGGGCGCGGCAGGAACAGCGTCAGGGTCGGCGATTGCAACAGCAGGACGACCATCAGGACGCCGGCCTTGACGATCAGGTTGAACTCCGGCTTGAAGCCACTCAGCAGGATGCCGGTGTTCATCGCCTGGAGGATCAGCGCCCCGACCACCGACAGCAGCAGCCCGAACCGCCCGCCGAGCAGGGAGGTGCCGCCGACCACCACCGCCAGGATGGCGTCCAGCTCCAGCCACAGGCCGGCGTTGTTGGCGTCGGCGCCGCGGATGTCGGCGGCGACCACCAGACCGGCGACCGCGGCGCACAGGCCGCACCAGACATAGACGGCGATCAGCACGACCGGCGTGTTGACGCCCGCCCCGGCGCTGGACAGGCGGTTGACGCCGACCGCCTCGATCATCAGCCCCAACGCGGTCATCCGGACCAGCAGCGCGGTCACCCCCAGCAGGACGGCGGTGATGACCACCGGCATCGGAACGGTCAGGAAGGACCCGCTGCCGATGAAGGCGAGGCCGGGGCTGGTGAAGGTGACGATCTGCCCTTCGGTGACGAGCTGGGCGATGCCGCGCCCGGCGACCATCAGGATCAGGGTGGCGACGATCGGCTGGATGCGCAGGACCGCCACCAGCAGCCCATTCCACAGCCCGCAGAGCAGGCCGGCCGCCAGCGACGCCGCGAGCACCGGGGCCAAGCCCCAGCCCGCCTGGGTCAGGGTGGCGGCGACCGCGCCGGAGATCGCCATCACCGCGCCCACCGACAGGTCGACGCCGCGGGTGGCGATGACCATGGTCATGCCGATGGCGAGCAGCGCCACCGGGGCGCCACGGTTCAGCACGTCGATCAGGCTGCCGAACAGCCGGCCGTCCTGCAGGCGGATGGAGAAGAAGTCGGGGAAGAGCAGCCAGTTGGCCAGCAGGACGGCGGCCAGCGCGCCGTATTGCGGCAGG is drawn from Azospirillum brasilense and contains these coding sequences:
- a CDS encoding class I SAM-dependent methyltransferase; its protein translation is MSDAAPDSLAHHLARRILMDGPLSVAAFMAEALGHPRFGYYMRQDPFGVSGDFTTAPEISQMFGELAGLWCVDTWARLGGPAPVHLVELGPGRGTLMQDALRAAALVPAFREATRVHLVETSPTLRARQKETLAGIPVAWHDRLEDVPEGPTLILANEFFDALPIRQVQKTNHGWFERLIDIDNTESMDTPRFRFVLEAFGSAGARLIPPALRDAPEGSVVEVSPASQAVARLIGERLAAHPGAALVIDYGYRGGPAVGDTLQALRRHAYAPVLDAPGEADLTAHVDFAAIAAAAREGGAESFGPVDQGDWLVRLGIQPRATALKRSATTKQAADIDSALARLIAPDQMGTLFKVLALASPGLGSPAGFESPELAS
- a CDS encoding ribose-phosphate pyrophosphokinase — protein: MKVLAGNSNRPLAEAISTCLGVPLTKASIRRFSDMEVFVEILENVRGEDVFVVQSTSFPANDNLMELLVTIDALRRGSARRITAVLPYYGYARQDRKTGPRTPISAKLVANLITQAGANRVLTMDLHAGQIQGFFDIPTDNLMAAPVFEKDIRATFEDIGEVTMVSPDVGGVVRARSLAKRLDADLAIIDKRRERAGVSEVMNIIGDVKNRRCILLDDIVDSGGTLCNAAVALMDAGAKSVHAYCTHGVLSGGAVARVAVSPLEQLVTTDSIQATEAVRVSRNIRQLTIAPLLADAITRISEERSVSSLFS
- the pgeF gene encoding peptidoglycan editing factor PgeF translates to MITLGALNDITHIRHAFFTRTGGVSTGLYASLNVGFGSGDAPAAVAENRARAAARMDVPPERLVTCYQVHSPTCVVVTEPWTPDQAPHADAMATDRPGIALGILTADCAPVLFADEKARVIGAAHAGWKGAKGGVLEATIARMEELGAKRNRIVAAIGPCIAQRSYEVGPEFPAPFLAEEPRNRDYFAPARRPDHFLFDLAGYITRRLGDAGVQIIQRCPNDTVVEEDRFFSYRRSCLRGEKDYGRGLSAIVLQG
- a CDS encoding 50S ribosomal protein L25/general stress protein Ctc, whose product is MTQIVPLSAEARDRAGKGTARQTRRDGRIPAVIYGGKQAPIMISLEKFTFTRVLNQAGFFTHLFDVTVDGATHRVLPRDVQFHPVTDVPLHVDFLRVSAETRTTVQVPVEFVDQEKSPGLKRGGVLNIVRHELDVTVSAGNIPEQITISCEGYDVGDSIHISSVKLPEGVASTITDRDFTIATIVAPSGLKSEEGEATEAAAS
- the yjfF gene encoding galactofuranose ABC transporter, permease protein YjfF, which gives rise to MIHRFLPLLVTSAVLVVGFLLCAAQFPNFASLRVVGNLLTDNAFLGITAVGMTFVILSGGIDLSVGAVIGFTTVLLAVLIEQGGWHPYSAFVVALAVAGGFGAAMGAVIHVFQMPPFIVTLAGMFVARGLGFVLSTDSIPINHPLYAELGDLALRFDGGGKLTLPALLMLGVVAAAVVCAHWTRFGANLYALGGNRQSAELMGVPVGRTTVAVYALSGLLAGLAGIVFSLYTGAGYSLAATGVELDTITAVVIGGTQLTGGYGYVIGTFIGVLIQGLIQTYITFDGSLSSWWTKIAIGVLLFVFILLQKGLLAVWTGRGGAPAEA
- the pth gene encoding aminoacyl-tRNA hydrolase, with amino-acid sequence MLLLVGLGNPGAEYARNRHNIGFMAVEEIARRHGFGPWRKRFQGQTAEGTIGGEKVIALEPLTFMNLSGQSVTAAVQFFKMKPEDVVVIHDELDLPPGKIRVKKGGGHGGHNGLRSIDAHLGKEYWRIRLGIGHPGDKDRVSGYVLHDFAKAEQSWLDPLIDAVADAFPLVVKGQAENFMNKVTLATAPAK
- a CDS encoding bacteriohemerythrin, coding for MTMDAHREETHRSDGQGGGRSDWRNTRMVLDNGGLDADHRMQHELIRRFVALPGEESGRKLALALLNELRRVSVRHFLREERVQASMRYPHLEEHRAQHRRLATLLDDIIGQVDAEESAFEYGYVKAKADELLQFWFFDHFVKADLPMKSHLAKFAVR
- a CDS encoding ABC transporter permease, with the protein product MTRSAPGPSRNLPQYGALAAVLLANWLLFPDFFSIRLQDGRLFGSLIDVLNRGAPVALLAIGMTMVIATRGVDLSVGAVMAISGAVAATLTQAGWGLAPVLAASLAAGLLCGLWNGLLVAVLRIQPIVATLILMVAGRGIAQLVTEGQIVTFTSPGLAFIGSGSFLTVPMPVVITAVLLGVTALLVRMTALGLMIEAVGVNRLSSAGAGVNTPVVLIAVYVWCGLCAAVAGLVVAADIRGADANNAGLWLELDAILAVVVGGTSLLGGRFGLLLSVVGALILQAMNTGILLSGFKPEFNLIVKAGVLMVVLLLQSPTLTLFLPRPAGHRPAQPPVRPPTPPRAKPESPSPSAGA